In the Parasteatoda tepidariorum isolate YZ-2023 chromosome 3, CAS_Ptep_4.0, whole genome shotgun sequence genome, one interval contains:
- the LOC107442692 gene encoding polyprenol dehydrogenase isoform X2: MMRSRCSIGEIFYLYLFSMYCLFLELLGKFWFKSGLTGKVFMRCEGRTAVVTGGTNGIGYETVKKLLGFGMNVIIASNTSAADSECCLQILRSLFPKSKAGIMFAPRKITDEGFESHLAINYYSHALLTKLLLPRLKESASPSCKTRVINVSSCLHYISEIDFSDINSISSYCPHHAYMQSKVCLMLFTLALNGYLKNSRIPVLVNCIHPGIVYTDLYKHVWWPKFVGPFLFQKPIKGAEVTVYAALSAALEAEGGKYIEDCREMKPSQYSRDPLLQTRLWNDTWKTLHPWLDEVDDVDLSKE, encoded by the exons atgatgcGTAGTAGATGTTCAATCGgggaaatattttatctttatttattttcaatgtattgCTTGTTCCTGGAACTTCTTGGAAAGTTTTGGTTTAAATCTGGATTGACCGGAAAAG tgtttatGAGATGTGAGGGTCGTACTGCTGTTGTAACTGGTGGAACAAATGGAATAGGCTatgaaactgttaaaaaattacttggaTTTGGCATGAATGTCATTATTG CTTCAAATACATCAGCTGCTGACAGTGAATGTTGCTTACAAATATTGAGAAGTCTTTTTCCTAAAAGCAAAg CTGGTATTATGTTTGCACCTCGTAAAATTACAGATGAAGGTTTTGAATCTCATTTAGCCATAAACTATTATTCTCATGCTTTGCTTACGAAGCTTCTTCTTCCTCGACTTAAAGAATCTGCCAGCCCAAGTTGTAAAACTAGAGTTATTAATGTTTCCTCTTGCCTTCATTACATATCAGAAATTGATTTCTCTGATATAAACAGTAT ATCTTCATATTGCCCCCACCATGCCTACATGCAATCAAAGGTGTGTCTGATGTTGTTTACTTTAGCACTGAATGGTTACCTTAAGAACAGTCGAATTCCAGTGCTGGTTAACTGCATTCACCCTGGGATAGTTTACACCGACTTGTACAAGCATGTTTGGTGGCCTAAATTTGTAGGACCATTTTTATTCCAG AAGCCTATCAAAGGTGCTGAAGTGACAGTCTATGCCGCCTTGTCTGCAGCTCTAGAAGCAGAAGGTGGTAAATACATCGAAGATTGCAGAGAAATGAAGCCTAGTCAATATTCTAGAGATCCACTACTGCAAACAAGATTGTGGAATGACACTTGGAAAACACTGCATCCTTGGCTGGATGAGGTCGATGATGTTGATTTGTCCAAAGAATAA
- the LOC107442692 gene encoding polyprenol dehydrogenase isoform X1 yields the protein MMRSRCSIGEIFYLYLFSMYCLFLELLGKFWFKSGLTGKVFMRCEGRTAVVTGGTNGIGYETVKKLLGFGMNVIIASNTSAADSECCLQILRSLFPKSKVEIWYVDLSSMSSVKAFADKYLLSGLPLHILINNAGIMFAPRKITDEGFESHLAINYYSHALLTKLLLPRLKESASPSCKTRVINVSSCLHYISEIDFSDINSISSYCPHHAYMQSKVCLMLFTLALNGYLKNSRIPVLVNCIHPGIVYTDLYKHVWWPKFVGPFLFQKPIKGAEVTVYAALSAALEAEGGKYIEDCREMKPSQYSRDPLLQTRLWNDTWKTLHPWLDEVDDVDLSKE from the exons atgatgcGTAGTAGATGTTCAATCGgggaaatattttatctttatttattttcaatgtattgCTTGTTCCTGGAACTTCTTGGAAAGTTTTGGTTTAAATCTGGATTGACCGGAAAAG tgtttatGAGATGTGAGGGTCGTACTGCTGTTGTAACTGGTGGAACAAATGGAATAGGCTatgaaactgttaaaaaattacttggaTTTGGCATGAATGTCATTATTG CTTCAAATACATCAGCTGCTGACAGTGAATGTTGCTTACAAATATTGAGAAGTCTTTTTCCTAAAAGCAAAg ttgaaATTTGGTATGTTGATCTCTCATCAATGAGTTCTGTGAAAGCTTTTGCtgacaaatatttattgtcTGGATTGCCTCTCCATATTCTGATTAATAACG CTGGTATTATGTTTGCACCTCGTAAAATTACAGATGAAGGTTTTGAATCTCATTTAGCCATAAACTATTATTCTCATGCTTTGCTTACGAAGCTTCTTCTTCCTCGACTTAAAGAATCTGCCAGCCCAAGTTGTAAAACTAGAGTTATTAATGTTTCCTCTTGCCTTCATTACATATCAGAAATTGATTTCTCTGATATAAACAGTAT ATCTTCATATTGCCCCCACCATGCCTACATGCAATCAAAGGTGTGTCTGATGTTGTTTACTTTAGCACTGAATGGTTACCTTAAGAACAGTCGAATTCCAGTGCTGGTTAACTGCATTCACCCTGGGATAGTTTACACCGACTTGTACAAGCATGTTTGGTGGCCTAAATTTGTAGGACCATTTTTATTCCAG AAGCCTATCAAAGGTGCTGAAGTGACAGTCTATGCCGCCTTGTCTGCAGCTCTAGAAGCAGAAGGTGGTAAATACATCGAAGATTGCAGAGAAATGAAGCCTAGTCAATATTCTAGAGATCCACTACTGCAAACAAGATTGTGGAATGACACTTGGAAAACACTGCATCCTTGGCTGGATGAGGTCGATGATGTTGATTTGTCCAAAGAATAA